GTTTTTGTTGCTGGTACTCGTCTAATTCTTCTTTGCTTACTAGAGCTGCCGTTTTGTCTTCAATGGAACTAACTACTGGTATTCCTTCTGGTGCTTCTACTTTAAACCTAAATGAAATTTCAAATATGTCAAAAAAATCTTTACCCAAGATCAATTGTTGAGACAAATCAGGCATGAGCAGCATGGAGACATAGTGAAACTGATTATTGAACACTACTGGCACATCAAAACCTTCATTTATACAATGATTAGCACCATCTGCCGTAGCGATGtgcatagattttattttatgtggcTTCACCCCAAGCCGTTTTAAAGTGTCCCCAAACTCTCTATTCACTACCGTACAAGTAGCCCCAGAGTCTAATAAACCATTGCAAATATAATTAAGAATATTTAGGCGTATATATGGCCTGTTATCATTTTCCTTTTTTAATGTCAACTGGGATAGTGATTTCTTAGACATGAAGGTGTGAATAAAATCTAACCAGTCCTGCCACTCTTCATTATTACCTTTAGAGGAAAGGTTCAGTTGGCAGGTTTCCGACCTTCCCCACTGGCGTTTCCCTTACATGTGCAATCTTTTAAGGTTATACCGAAACGGCCGCAGCGGTAGCAAAATAACCTTTGTTTCGGTACAGAACATGACCGGAATAAATGACCAGTCTCACGACAATTCCAGCATCTCATGTTACTGTTAGGTTTATTATCTGTTCTATTTATGAGACTTACCTCTTTTTTGTCTATGTCAGTTTCTGTACTTGATTTGTAGGCTAAGTCTGGTTCTAATGCATTAACGACCGATTTCGGTTCCTGGAATTTGTCACAATTGATCTTGGTTCTTTCGATAATCCGCATGACGTTTACCAGATCAGAAATTGAGGTAAAAGTATCCCGACATACCGCCCTTTGGTAATACGGCTGCAGATTTTTAACTATAATCATTAATTTTTCAGTTTCCGAGATTTTATTAGGAAGCCTATTGAACATATTTTGCATTACCGCAATAAATATAAGTACTGGTTCATTCTTTCCTTGAGTTCTCGCTTTCGCCTCAGTTAGTAATTCTTCCTGATAGTAGGGTGACTGGAAAGTACGCTTTAATAACAAAACTAATTCGTTCCAGTCCCTCACAAATTCTCTATTCGCACGAAACCATATTAACGCGTCCCctttaaaaaaatcgattgCATGCTGCCATAAATCATCATGTGTCGCATGCCTGGCATCCTTTAGTTCCTGTACCCTTTCAATGAAGGCATTGACGCTAAATTTGTTGTCACCCGAAAAGTGAACACCCCACTGGCTTAtcggtactagcttatgcttacgCACAGGTTGAACTTCATCAACTAGAAGCTTGTCTTGCATAACGTTCGAGGTCGGGCCTGCCTTCTCTTCGGAAGTCTGTTCATCtataaggtttaaaatttttttactaTCCTCCCCTATAGAATTATGCAAGGCCTCTCTCATTTCCGGAGTTATTTCGTCCCCATCTTGCATGTCATCCTTGCCTTCTAGTTCCTTTAATAGTATGGATGTTTTATCTAAGAGCGCGTTACGTCTAGCCTTCTCAATTTCATCCAAAGGTATAGCCAAGTTTAATCTATTTACTACATGAAATAAACGTGAAACTAACCGCTTATAAAGCTGCTTATCTGGCTTTTCTTGTATCTCGGATAGATAGCACTTAATAGTGCTAATCTTTTTAGAGCATGTATCTAATTCCGTACTAGGGCTATGTACAGATTGCGGAGGTGTTTTGAACTCGTACGACACTTCCATTGAGCTTTCAGCCTCCAACATGTTTTTTAGGATTTTTCTTAAGGCCGATACTAACCCTGGTTGAGTATATCCACGACACGCGAGTTCGAATTCGACTTCATCTTTTAACAAGTATTGAGGATCCATGGTTGGAAGCAATTCAAGAAAACTTAAggtgagaaatacaatgattaTTGCGTTATTTGTTAGCTGATACTCGTATATGGCTGCACAATTTTCCAAAACGAGTTATCATATGCCTTACCTAAACTAACATCTATATATAGATATTTACACTATTACCCTAAATACTACACCTTAGAAAATATTTACAGAACATCTATCAGTAATAATCCTTAAGCCTTATAATTAAGTATCTAAGTGACAAAGAATAAGATTATTTCCCAATATtaactattacttaattaaCTTTTTACCTATCTGTTCAATGTGACAACCCTGCATACAATAGTTATTCATgataatatgtacatttttcTTCAATATTACGTAGCTATTACAATGCAATAACGGCGGGTAAGAATCGCAAAGCACGGTGTAGCACTatcttaattattaaataattcccGTTGTGTGTGTAATCTTGCAAGACATGAGCGCGCCCCCgcgaataataatattatcttgacgCGGGTACCGCCGTCCACTAAATGTTACTCGCTAAATTATATTGCGAATGGGCTAATATTAATGCAAACCCTTTAGTTTTTAACGTTGGGCGCTATTTGTTACGGGTTTGCTTCAATAATGCTACACAAAACTGTTTAAActagttatttattatacaaacaTGCACTTAGGCTAAGTCTTATCCTAGATTTTAGGCGCCAGGAGAgtttttactaattttgtaCCGGAACTCTGCCAAAACCAGACCTCGGCTAGCTGTATTCAGGGTTTGTAAAGGTCAGGGTCCAAGAAGGGCATTCCCGTGAGGCTACGACAATCGAGAAATCAACATTTAAAAACCACTATAAAGGCTAAAGTGATGCCTAACCTGATATTAATAACTGTGCAACTCACCCCTTC
The DNA window shown above is from Maniola hyperantus chromosome 10, iAphHyp1.2, whole genome shotgun sequence and carries:
- the LOC138402849 gene encoding uncharacterized protein, translating into MDPQYLLKDEVEFELACRGYTQPGLVSALRKILKNMLEAESSMEVSYEFKTPPQSVHSPSTELDTCSKKISTIKCYLSEIQEKPDKQLYKRLVSRLFHVVNRLNLAIPLDEIEKARRNALLDKTSILLKELEGKDDMQDGDEITPEMREALHNSIGEDSKKILNLIDEQTSEEKAGPTSNVMQDKLLVDEVQPVRKHKLVPISQWGVHFSGDNKFSVNAFIERVQELKDARHATHDDLWQHAIDFFKGDALIWFRANREFVRDWNELVLLLKRTFQSPYYQEELLTEAKARTQGKNEPVLIFIAVMQNMFNRLPNKISETEKLMIIVKNLQPYYQRAVCRDTFTSISDLVNVMRIIERTKINCDKFQEPKSVVNALEPDLAYKSSTETDIDKKEVSLINRTDNKPNSNMRCWNCRETGHLFRSCSVPKQRLFCYRCGRFGITLKDCTCKGNASGEGRKPAN